TGCATTATTCAAATAGATATGTGTCGAAAGAGTGGCAAGCTGTAGACTAGTGTTGTCGTAACCTAAAGACTTTGCTAGACATTTATACATATGTGAATGTGTGAATGTTGGGTAAACCACACATATGtgcaaaagaaaagccaaaagcaTAGTAATATAACATAGCAAAATCAGAAATGCAGAAGTTAGATACCTAATAGCAGCAAAGCAATCTACTTCATATAAATAGGCTCAGATCCTCCGATACAGCTACATAGTTTGCAGTAGGAAAGTACCAGTAGTTTTCATGGCCAGTGATGAATAACAGCCTTTTCTCCTAGCAACATCATGGAATCATAGCATAATGTAGGTTGGAAGGAAACTTGAAcatcatctggtccagcctcCTCCTCAAAGGAAGGCTGTTTTCAAAGGTGATCAGATTATTCAGGGTCACGTTGACTCGaattttgaaaatctccaaggacagagattcCAGAACTTCTTGGGGAAACCTGGTCCCATGTTTAGCCTTGTGTTTTGTTGGAAATTCCCTTGCTACAGCTTCTggcaagcagcagcatttggaaTTGGAGTTGCACTTGGAGTTGCCATTGCGGCCCTGGTCTACTGGAGGAGTGTTTCCAAAGATTAATGGCATTCTATACAGCTCTTCTGGCTTTTGGGTCACCAAACATCTAGTGAGACTCAAAGCAGCAGTGCTACATGCTAGAGTTTGATCCAGACGTTGCTCTGTAGatcttcttttgttgttaaatgTGCAGTTATTGTTAGACATTTATGTGAGGTCAGAAACTCCACATCTGAACCACTTTCAAATTTTGGAAGAGATCAGAGCCACCTTTCCATCTTAGGTTCCACCATTTTACTTATGTTTCAAAATGCTTACCACAAAATAGAACCAAAGCTTGGTATTCAGGTCTTTATTCTACATTACTCTCACATTATACTCTTTAATGATGTTGTAAAGATTTCCTATATTGGTAACATCAACTTTTGTCCTAACACAGTGCTGTAATAATTGTGTTCCTAATAATGGCTTCCTGAACTTAAATGATGATGAACTGACATCATGAGATGACTTCTTATCTCTCTATTTCTTCTCCAGTCTGCTTAGCTATTCTGCATGTCTTGTCTGGAAATATTGTAGAACTCCAACTCACTAGTCACCAGAATTCTTGTAAAACTGGGAGTTCAGCTTCATCAAGTGTTTTTGAACACTCCATGAGGCCAGCTGACTGTGGAGAAGGGGATCAATGAATAGAGCTGGTTTCTCATTCCACAGTTCAGttgagaagggaagaggaggctgacacagaaatattatttctgaagaattcCCAAGTCCTGCAAGATAGCAGCCTTGTTCCAGATAGGAGGAGCTCCAGTCAGTGAAAAGCCAAAGGACAAGAAGCAGTTTGTATTCACTGCATTTGTTGACCAGTGGCATGTAAATTTGGATTATAGTGTAATCAAAACAAATGCTATAGCACTATCATAAACCAGAAGCCCTGGGTggtgtacaaaaaaaaaaaagaaaaaaaaaaggaaaaaaaaaaaaaaaaaaaaagaatgtgcaACTTGTAGAGTACGTACCTGTTTTTAGGACAATGTATGTGCCTGAAGAGGGTTACATTCTATCTGTGCATATTTATATGTCTTTCCTTATGAAGATTCAGGAGATTTTCTTCACAAGTAAGAGTTTTACTGTTCTGATGCAAAACATCCTTTTTCCGTGAATGGCCAGCCTTTAACTGAGACTCTATAGCTGAAGCCTCTTCAGAAGCAGCAACACATCCTTTGGGCTCTTCAGTTCCTGCACTACTCTTTTTAGTGTTAAGTTCTGGATAATTCTTTTCCAAACTTTCAGTTTGCCCATCTGAAATCAGCAAATCGgcagcagcatttttcaaattGTTTGATGCACTTTGTTTGTTAGCGTTGGGGACATTTATATCATTGTCATCATCACATAAGAAAGACAAATCCCTGCCTGCATATGAAGTTTTAACTTCTTTTAATGGCTCTAGAGTCACTTCACTTAATGACTCTGGAGATGTTTCAGAAATAGGGTTAGAAATAGCTTGCTGCTGCTCAATTTGTGCTTCAGGAGTACCATTAGAAATGGATTGCTGCTTCTCTACTCGTTCTTCCTCTGGACAGGCTTCAAAAAAGCAttcaatattttctctctcatctgTGAAGTCCAGTGGCACAGGAgtgctgctcttctcctctATGTATTTGATTACTTCTCCACAGTCACTATCATGAGAAGAAAGTGAAAGATAAGAATAGAAGTCCCCTTTTCTTAGGTGAATGGGTCTGTGAGAATGCTCCAATACTTTTTCCTTGATCTGTGCTAATGAAGCTGGCGCAGATGACTCACTTTCAGGTTGTGACTTACTTTTCAAAGCTGTTGATGCCATGTCTATTATCTCCCTCACAAAATTGTGTACTGAGCCATCTTCCATGTTTCTTTTATCAAAAGCAGCAGATTCACAGTTACAGCACAAATCAAGACCATTGGCTGAGGAGTTGCATTCTGCTTCATTGGATTTCAAGGCTGTAGAGCAATCAGTAGATTGTTCAGTGATGCTTATTCTACGTTGTTGACCATTAGATAAGGATGTTTGTAAAGCTGTATCTTGTATGTCTACACAATTAATTTCTGAGGAAGATTCAAGACAAGGCTTTTTAGCAGGAGAGGAAGCAACAGAGTGATGATCAGGCTGAAGGTGACTTTGACATTCTTTTGGAGGGTTTCTGAATCCATCTGACAACAGAACAGTCTCCTTGCCATCCATATGTGAATCATCTGAACTGTCTGTGAATGCTTCACAGACACAttcattttcagcttctttgaCATCAAGTGATGCATGAGTTTTGGGAGCTGCCGATGTTCTAAAGAGACCTTCCTTTTGACTGCCAAGAGTATTTTCAACGTTGCCATTCTCCATATCATCCACAAGCGGATCCTTCACAACCCGAGAGATATCTTTCATCACATgactttttgttcctttttcatGGTCACGTGGTACATTCTTACTGTTGCCattattttctgatattttctgtACAGAACCATTCAATAGTGTTTCAATGCTTAATGTATCTGTTGCTTTTGATGTCTCATTACTAACTTCTTTACTGCGCTGGATTTCATCACTGAGgttacttttccttttctcccttgtCAAAGAAAATTTTGGTCTAATCCAAGTTTGGAGTTCATTTTTTATATAATCAAGTCCTGAAATTAAATTGCATTCTTCATAAATATCCTCATCAGTTGCTATACTGGAGTCATCATCTTCATCTTTGATACCTAGCTCTTCCTCAGTTAAGGTAAGGGTGGAACTTGAAAGCAAATCACTGTCATCTTCATCATCAGTGCAAGCAGAGGTGCAGGAGACATTAACAATCATGCTGACATTGACATCGCTCTCATCAGCTACAGACCTATTAAGATGTTTTCTAAATGATGCATTTGAATCtggtattttgtttctgtgcaatACAATGTCTTCCGAGCAGAGAGAAAGATCCTCACTGCTGCTGAGTTCAGTGAGAGAAGCTGCTGAGTCTTCATTGATTGAGGATGCAATATCTAGAGACAGCTGTCCagtaaaagacattttttgagAGCTACTTTGGAGTGTTATATCAGAGATGCTGCGCTTTATCTTTTGATCTAAAGGACTCTGAATATTTTCTAAGCGATTCAAAAGATCTAATGTCCTTTTGCTCAGCTCCCCAACAGAATCACTGCTTGCACTTATGTCTCCCGAGTCATGATGACTAAAAAGATCTTCATTGCTTTTGTAGGAAGTCAGCCAGCTCTCCAAAGAGGTGCTTCGCTGAAGACCATctccacttttaaaaatacctgagCTGAACAAATCACCTACTACAGACAGAGATTCTAATGAAGAACTACAAGATAAAGTTGAAACCGGTCTTGCATTCTCTATAACAGTTAATTTTCTTACAGTTTCTGCAGATTTACAGGAATTGGGATCTGATTCTCCAGGGATAGTTGCCTGAGTATGGTCATGAATAAACCCGTCTGGTTGTGACTCTCCAGGCTTATGTTCAGATTTACCAGGTATTTTATCAAAACAAAAGCCATGAAACAAACTGCCCTCTGTATGTGTTTTTTCAATATGTGATTGTTTCATTAGCACTGGTAATTTGAATTTGGAGCCTTGAAGGTATGAGTAATCATAAAATGTAAACATGTCATGTTTTTCTTGCAATTCTTCTGGACCAACAGGGTTATGCATGGTAATGCTGTCCAAATCCGcatcattttcatttccacaACATGCAGAAGGTGCCAACTGGAAATCATCTGAGAGACTAGCATGGTCCTCTTCATCTTGCTTCATCTTCTGTCTTATTACATTGACTATATCATCCACTTGAATTTCTGCATGCCCAATTTCAGGATTACTCTGAGTGCTTTCAATATCATTTACCAAAaaaatttctgaattatttgtaGTTTCTGTATCACATTCACTCACTATCCCACTCTCACTCTCAGAATGCCGGCTTATGTTTCCACTCTGATACATGTAGTTATAAGGTTTTGCCAGTGTGGTCCCCCCTATTAGGTCTGGCAGGGATTTGGTAGATGAAAATGGCGAGTCTTTACTAagacttttgtttaaaatgttagaCTGTGTAACATTGGAGAGTTTggatgttttcttcaaaaaaggcatgtgttttttttctgataattcAATATTATGAAGACTATAGACTTGATAGATGTGAGGATTTGGAAGGGAAGTAATGCTGGGACAATAAAGAGGACTTCCATGGTCACTGATACTTTCATCTTCATTCACATCATTATCACCACATTCTCCTGAAGCAGGTTTCTGGCTTTGATCATCCTTCTTGAGTTCCTGATCAGGATCACTTAAGTCTTCATGAATACTGATCAGCTTATTACTTATGTCAGTTTCATCCCATTCGAGTGCATCCTCACTTGGACCATTTAGGTCCATCAAACTGGGATCAATAACATTCAGAGgctcctgtaaaaaaaaaaccaaaaccaaaaacaaaaagtcaaagattaaaaatatttacagctgCACTTTAAATGTGCTTCCACTGAAATAATATAAGTACATTAATGAGAGTAAAGTGCATTTTTGGAACAATGATTACTAATTgttttctgggggtttttttgttatgttttttgTACCATTAAAACGATCAACTACACTGAAACCTATTAAATTTTGAATGATTTCTTAGTCTtcttagggcttttttttttcttatttgctgtCAAAATATAATATAGAAATTTGACTTTAATAGTGATTATTTATGGTTAGTCATTTTATCTGTAATGAGTTTTAACCATTCTGCAGAGTCACAGAAGTGTGTGTTAGTAAAAAACACGTGATTAGCACTTTATTATGTTGGATATATGAGTATCTCTCTTAGCCTGCTTAAGTTTAAGAGAGTTAAGATATAAAGGATTTATTAAAGGATTTTGGAAATGTTTATATGAAACTTTTGTGTTGTCAGCCTTAAAACAACAGATATAATGCACTGGAAATCACAAGACTCGATGAATTTTTATATGAATTTCTGTTTATTCTCTACTTGTAATAAAGGCAGTACTAATGACCAGTAAGTAAGACTAATGAATGTTAATATCTTCAGCCATAAGAACAATCAATCAGTCTAATCAAACACTACATGAATTTCAAATATTCTCTGTGGTGACACCTTTCTCTGGGAAAGGGCTGATAAATAATTGAGCTAAacttaatttgccttttttaaagacttttgtAACTTTCTAGTAAAATTTGCTATTATGACTCAAAGCATATAGTATCAAGAATTGTTCCTCTAGAAACACAtgtgggaaaggaagaacaCCTTGACAACATTTCTCACTCAAATGTGGTGTGTCAAGTGCCCAGAAGTACCAGCTCACCTTAAACTCctcaaaataagaaagaagtTGTCCCTGATTTGGGGGCTGGTTGACTGAgcacaaattaattttactttttctatttattgAGAGACCTCCATTTTAGGCAACACTTTGCTCATATAATAAATCTTGTAATAGAACTGTTAACTAATGTAGAATTGTGTAGTTTAAATCATCCTAACAGCTGAACAATGATCACTGTatccagaaaaacaagcaatatttcaaaaaaatccctttcaaCTATGATCTCTCACTCTCTCGAGCTTTCTTGGAGCAAGTTTTGCTTTCCAAATACAGATTTGATCACATGCCAAACAGCAATCTAAATCACAACAAACTTACGAATTTATTGAAATACAAGCAGATAAAATGAGGCTGTAGTCCAATGAAGTGCAGTTGTACACAACTTAGATGCTGACTTAGACTCATCAAGACTTGGACAAGCTTGActgtgcagaggaaggcacGTATCTCTGACTTCGATTCTCAGCTGGGAACTTTCTCTTTCAAGTAGGAACTAAAGCTGCTCAGCCCTTCTGTGAGAAATCACGGGATATTCTCCAACAGCTCAATAGTTAGGGCACTGATTTTGGACGTGGAACACTTCATCAGACTGGGCATAAAAGACATGAACTAGGTTCTCATTCTCTCAAGACAAGACCTACCTACATGCTATTCTGTAAAGAAGCCAgcttcttctgtttcattttgcataaaacaattaaatattaattgggTCATAGATAGGCGAGGAGAATTTTATCCTGCAATGCAATGTTCAGCACATTTGACTGGCAAGAGGCACAGTTAGGTCCGAATCCCTGCTACAGTGTTTATTTAATTGTGGATATAGGTTGCACTGGTTTTGTGTGAGATACAAGGCTATCGCATCCCAGTTTGTCCAGTAGACCAATGGCTAAAACACTCAACTGACATAAGAAAGAACTATTTTCTCCAAATTGTCCAGAGTAGCTATCTGCCATTCAGCAGGGTGATAAGATTATTAATATATTGGATACACCAAGACATTCTGCATGTAAGACAAATCTGTGTCCTCATGCTTCACTGGGCTTATTTGTAAGGGAGGTCCCCGAGTACTGAAGTTGTGTTAAGATACTGCACATAATCATGGGCAGAAATATGGGCACcaaaaatttttttcctccttggcAGGTTAGGAGGCTTTGGGGATTTTGAGAATCTGTCATGTCTAATGTTAAAGGCTAGTGTCTCTTTGTGGATATACCTACCACAAAGCTTTCAGGAAGTAAATTTGTCagagtcctttttttcttttttccgtGTGAGATGTTGGTAGAGATAGCTTAAATGTTAAATTCCCATGAAAACACCCATTTGCTAGACAACTACAGCTATCAGAGCAGTTCTGTACATTATGGAGTTCAGAAATCCATGTTTGGATTTGCCAGTTTGCCATATTTTCATAGTGGCTCCTGGCTTGTACTTACTTAGACCCAGTTTCCCACTTGTATCTGACCCTTAACCAACCTCCAAGTAAAAAACTGGTGCAAGAGAATGACAGCAATTAAATTAAGTTAGTTTGAAAATCTGCTagataaaacaagaaaactacaattattcattttctctgtgaCACGTTTTATGACTCTGTTGTACTTAGCATTAGGAAGACATTGCTTTGAAAAGCTTCCTAAACTGCacaattttactgttttaaggTTCTGCCAGCTGCAAAAAGAAATCCCTGAAGGCAGGAAATCAGCAGCAAGTTCCAAGGATTTTATGTTCCATAGAATctgattttgtttctcaaaaccaaaacatttggTCCTTATTGGTCAGGAAGATAACCTTCCCCCTGTAAATCAGCACTTGGCTGTCTTGTTTGTTCTGCATGTCAGATGGACCTCAGCCCATTCATCTTCACTGAGTGCTCCTCACTTCAAAGCCCATCTTTTGTTCTTCAAATGCACATGCTTTTCTGAGGCCTCGTATATACTCAGAAGTTTTGCAGGCATAGCTATGATGGTaaaggatttgatttttttttccttctgattgtTCCTGTGCTTCCAAAGGCTCTTAGGTAGATGTTAGTGAATTAGTGAATTGATATTAGTGAATTACTACTTTTCTTAAAAGCATCATCTCCCTTGAAGTACAACTGTAGTTATCAGCTATATTTGCAGCGCTTTCCAAGTACAGACCAAGATTAAACTTTGAAACAAACCATGCGTTTTAAGTCACAAACATTTTGTATTTGGCATTTTTAGTGGAGGTATAtatcttccctttcttttttacaaaattTAGCAAGCTGCTCAAACAAGAAGGAGACTTTAGACATTGAGGTAGTTGTTGTAGAGAGCAGTACCATACAAACTCTTGAATAAAACTCTCAAGTGAAGAATGGAAGGCAGTGTCACTCCAGTCTGTGTTTGCACTGACAGTAGTACCAAGGTTAAAACCAGGAATCACTGAAGACTATTTTGTCATGTCAGATGTCTCCTCATCAGGCTGCTCAGTGCATAGGGAGGGTGCTAGGGGATTAGAATCTTCATGATAGTAACAGATTACTAGGTCTTGccaacaaaacatttaaaattccaCAAACTGATCCTTTACTTGGTGGTGTACAGAAGATGGAGGGTACAATATTGTGTCAGCTGGTCTCAGAGCTAAATTCTGATTGCTCACTTTACCAGGGAAAAATGTCATTGTTTTTTCTCTAGTCTGTCTTGGTTTTCATTCCAAAGAACTGTATAGTACTGCATAATGCATCTTTTACACAAAGCAGACAAATCTTTTACTGATATTTCCAATTGGGAAAACTTGTGTGAGAgctgcaacattttttttatccCATTTCGGTTAATGATGAATGTGGCTCTCCTACAGAGTTTTCACTTACACATGCCAAAGGATGTTCTACCTAGCCTGATTCAAGATATCACTTCTTGAACTACAAATACCCAACAAGAAAGGGGGCTGTCACAGACAGACGTGCCAATCTCCACATGTAAGACGTACCGCAATTAAAGAGAAGTTTTGAGTGGGCTACAGAGCTTCAGATTTCAGTGGGGTGAGCCCTGTAACTTCACTCTTAAGCCCTGACCTTGCTGAAGTCTGTGACAAAATACGCTACAAACACGCATTCTATCTGGCAAAAATTCTTTGGATGCCAGCTGTTGCAACTGATTGCACTAAATTTAATGGAATttagaaacttgttttttataTGTGCAAGactgtgtgtgtataaatacacacatgcatatatatttgcatgcatgtgtgtgtatatgtcaTGCTTCTAAAAACAGGCACCTTTAAAGCAGGTCAGAGTGACTGTTTCATTATAAAGTCACTAAATACCACTACATCTAGAGTAGGCCTTGATGGTCACATGGTTCACAGTAAAAGAAGGTAAATAGTTTTGAGCAAGCAAGTAAAAAGTCACGATgtaacaagaacaaaaaagatgCACAATATTATGCATATTcctagttttaaaatattaccacTAGATAAACAACACTTAGGAAGTATTTACTGTTGCATGAAAagtttctaaaataattaaaccaaGAATCAATTAAATTACAGAGTCAGAAGAGCGAAAGGTTGAACTAATTCTAATGTATTTGAAAGTGCTGCTTTAAGGACTTTGGCTATTCCTAATTTGAAGCCTGAACTATTTTGCTCAGAACAGTATTCTCATTTCAGTGGGATAACTAATGTGAGCAAAGTTAGGTGTGCACTTAAATGCTTGTAGGGTTGGTTTTTAATGGTTAAACAGCTAATCTGCTGAAAATgttaatggaaagaaataagATTATTAAGCCAAACAAAGTCATTTCCTCAACCCCACTGCTCTTTAAGGAAAAGtctcaaaaatgcattttttcatttgttcccTTTACTAAAACACTgatagttttgctttttctgcagcaaattTTATTAAACAATGATTCTCTGTTTTGGCTTCATTTGCATATGCTACTCCAGTCCAGATACTTTGTGCTGGTGAAACAGGCCTACAATGTAACCCTTACATaccattatattttttaaaggaactaaCATTAAAAAAGCGCTTttacaataataaataaaaactctgtttctccttctcctgcaaCATATCCTTCAGTTGCTGTGGACAAATTATCCAAATTCAACTGGACATAGgggacaggagaaaaagaaagaaaagaaagaaaagaaagaaaagaaagaaaagaaagaaaagaaagaaaagaaagaaaagaaagaaaagaaagaaagaaaagaaagaaaagaaagaaagaaagaaagaaagaaagaaagaaagaaagaaagaaagaaagaaagaaagaaagaaagaaagaaagaaagaaagaaagaagagaaagaaagagagagagagaaagagaggaaggaaggaaggaaggaaggaaggaaggaaggaaggaaggaaggaaggaaggaaggaaggaagaaagaaaaccatcCCCCATCTCCAGGAATGTGCGTACATTGAAGGAAGACAAACATGAGTCtgtcttttgaaaaatgcaagcATGCCAAGTACTTCTGCTGAGGGAAACAGTCAGGTGTACAGTACCCACTTCACCTCTGCTTCACTTAAGTTCCTTTTCTAAATGGGGCCCCATAGCCAACAAGAAAACTGTCCCCCTTTCCCAACACCAATATTTCAATATGCATGAGCATATGCATAATATTCCATGTGCATAATATTGAAGTGACCTGCACATTACAGTATGGTCTCAAAATATTTGGAAGCAGTATGCTTTGTCTCAGATCACTAGAGAAACTGATCATTAACATACCTATTTGTTATAATTGCAGTTAAAAGCAGAAGGTACATGTTTATTTCCTGAGAAAATAAGATCCAAAACTGTGGTTCATACTTCCTCTTGCTTCATTTTACAATTATTATTGCCTCCCTTGATGAAATAATATGCTCAATCCTGCACATGCAGaacttgtgcttttcttttaggTGTTGTAGATGCTTACAGGTATTGCCAGGGTCCTGCATGGGTGGTTGTACGTATAGATTCCTGTTCTGCAGGACTTCatccctgctctctgcagtcACAGGTGTCACCTGCAAGGGTCTCGGTGCAGGCTGGATCTTATGGGAACAACTGAGCTTCCACCATTGCTCAGGTACCTGTATTTATGATGATGTTTGAAGTTCTCTGATAATGCTCAGAAGTAAAAGTCCAGAGGAAAAGATTGTCATATCCAGGTTTTAAAACTGATAATTTTCTTTATCGTGATAGCAGTTTTGTGGGCACATCTTCTAAATAAGAGATGAAATAACGGCAGTGATATTTTAATGGGGTGCCCAGCTGAAAACTATTAGTCCCTACTAGTAgcagaagtgttttaaaaagtcagaGAAATTGGCTATTCTCTAACCATTCTTCTACTATTTAAATGTCACTTGGTGATGCTACATAACACTCTGGGGTCAGTCATGCCTGTACATGAGTCCTGTGAGGGTCTTCTGTCTTTCTTGGTAAGCTGCCAGATGGCCAAAAGAAAGAGTGAAAGGCTCCAGCCCCTCCACCACACTCCAGTCGGCTCAGACAAGCCAGGCTGGGACAGAAGATGAGCCATGTCCACACAAGGCCTGCAGGAACTAAATTCTATCACAGATCAAGGCAAAAAATGCGACTCAGCATGTTTAgtccctgtgctgtgctgggagtATCACTGCTACCACACTACCCATTATCAGTGTTCCAGCCTCTACGGAAGTAGCGGCCTCCTTTTTTTGCCACTGTATCTTCATATGGCTTTCTACATGCCTGGTTCTCGTTTGCTGGAGAAGCCTGTTAAATATTACtagagagcagaaaaacatttctaacatttttatATCAAAATATGTTGTCACCCAAATAGGTTTACAATCACAGACCTATATTCTAAGTTGtttatttgggcttttttttctgtttttgtgaTGAGAAAACCTGGCTACATGGCATATTTTACTGACTGttgtttttgctgctttgtagttttcttttcatctgtcaAGAGGTTACATGACAGGATTTTTTGCCCTTGAATGTCATTTCGGTCTCACCTTTACTTCAGaggaatatattattttctttgtgaaagaaTATAACACAAGCCCTTTATGAAACTCTTAGAAAAACATTCCTAGCTTTACCCAAACCCACCATGTTGCCATGCACACCTACTTCAGAAAAGAGCAAATCCTGGCATGCTACCTCAGATACATGCCCATGCAAGTTGGTGGGAGTTCACTCATGCCAAGGCTGAGAATTTGACGCAATTAAAGATCAGTGTTTATGGCTAAGACAAAAAACCTCAGCAAACCCAGGAAATATGTGGAACCAATCATGCTTGAACAGGTTTAACTATTGCTTTTCTACACTGCAGAACTCCAGCATAATTTTCCATTGGTGCACCCATATTGATGGCATATTAGTGGCATTCTGCATTCAGATGCTCATGAACAA
Above is a window of Caloenas nicobarica isolate bCalNic1 chromosome 5, bCalNic1.hap1, whole genome shotgun sequence DNA encoding:
- the AKAP6 gene encoding A-kinase anchor protein 6 isoform X4 gives rise to the protein MLRPLKTVCSLCKIIHSFEMDICEDISDHVEQIHALLETEFSLKLLSYSVNVIVDIHTVQLLWHQLRVSVLVLRERILQGLQDANGNYTRQADILQAFSEETKEDRLDSLTEVDDSGQLTIKCSQNYLSLDCGITAFELSDYSPSEDLLGALDDMTSSQGKLKSFESWNYSEMDKDFPGLIRSVGLLAVATDSIASQCNEALNEKETLIPLSAEDGEESKDRKAPPELSLVSPSVNSSLSKGPCSEDGVLPTDSKPVSTVEKPECNLPQHIGEKIKYSHCENSTPKRSIRDCFNYNEDSPTQPTLPKRGLFLKDDVFKDYMETNDLKRQISQIVKNEISRSTPSLLDPPDRSKLCLALQSPYTNSPSAVSQSYDCLNKIGDRNLEYPINNHLKDSSISLGKSTFYTCKEKSKHKKSHDTPEKVKADRTPGGMCKTAPPTQVKKRGRSSLQNGITSHNSQFLEETETDSSVSSDSCNQKDPNGQSQGKTEPFSSPTRSQRSASSAGSELTNSSPLLLRRKNNRSLSSTPSYTQKNSKDGEVWYGSDEYLALPSHLKQTEVLALKLENLTKLLPQKPRRETIQNIDDWELSEMNSDSEMYPTYQTKKYKKVGRISPSSSSDIVSSLGDSIESGPLSDILSDEDLCMPVSCIKKYIEEKSERTAVTQPTENETSASNKSALIHQLMQDIQHQENYETIWEKIEGFVSKLDEFIHWLNEAMETTENWTPPKAETDSLKLYLETHLSFKLNVDSHCALKEAVVEEGRQLLELIVSHKSEGLKDMLQMIASQWKELQRQIKRQHSWILRALDIIKAEILATDVSAENEEGTGSPKAEVQLCYLEAQRDAVEQMSLKLYSEQYNSSSKRKEEFADMSKVHTVGSNGLLDFDSEYQELWDWLIDMESIVMDSHDLMMSEEQQQHLYKRYNVEMSIRHPKKMELLSKVEALKKSGVLLPNDLLEKVDSINEKWELLVKTLGEKIQDTMVGHSGLGPRDLLSPESGSLVRQLEVRIKELKGWLRDTELFIFNSCLRQENEGTMNAEKQLQYFKSLCCEIKQRRRGVASVLRLCQHLLDDQETCNLNADHQSMQLIIVNLERRWEAIVMQAVQWQTRLQKRLEKDSEPLNVIDPSLMDLNGPSEDALEWDETDISNKLISIHEDLSDPDQELKKDDQSQKPASGECGDNDVNEDESISDHGSPLYCPSITSLPNPHIYQVYSLHNIELSEKKHMPFLKKTSKLSNVTQSNILNKSLSKDSPFSSTKSLPDLIGGTTLAKPYNYMYQSGNISRHSESESGIVSECDTETTNNSEIFLVNDIESTQSNPEIGHAEIQVDDIVNVIRQKMKQDEEDHASLSDDFQLAPSACCGNENDADLDSITMHNPVGPEELQEKHDMFTFYDYSYLQGSKFKLPVLMKQSHIEKTHTEGSLFHGFCFDKIPGKSEHKPGESQPDGFIHDHTQATIPGESDPNSCKSAETVRKLTVIENARPVSTLSCSSSLESLSVVGDLFSSGIFKSGDGLQRSTSLESWLTSYKSNEDLFSHHDSGDISASSDSVGELSKRTLDLLNRLENIQSPLDQKIKRSISDITLQSSSQKMSFTGQLSLDIASSINEDSAASLTELSSSEDLSLCSEDIVLHRNKIPDSNASFRKHLNRSVADESDVNVSMIVNVSCTSACTDDEDDSDLLSSSTLTLTEEELGIKDEDDDSSIATDEDIYEECNLISGLDYIKNELQTWIRPKFSLTREKRKSNLSDEIQRSKEVSNETSKATDTLSIETLLNGSVQKISENNGNSKNVPRDHEKGTKSHVMKDISRVVKDPLVDDMENGNVENTLGSQKEGLFRTSAAPKTHASLDVKEAENECVCEAFTDSSDDSHMDGKETVLLSDGFRNPPKECQSHLQPDHHSVASSPAKKPCLESSSEINCVDIQDTALQTSLSNGQQRRISITEQSTDCSTALKSNEAECNSSANGLDLCCNCESAAFDKRNMEDGSVHNFVREIIDMASTALKSKSQPESESSAPASLAQIKEKVLEHSHRPIHLRKGDFYSYLSLSSHDSDCGEVIKYIEEKSSTPVPLDFTDERENIECFFEACPEEERVEKQQSISNGTPEAQIEQQQAISNPISETSPESLSEVTLEPLKEVKTSYAGRDLSFLCDDDNDINVPNANKQSASNNLKNAAADLLISDGQTESLEKNYPELNTKKSSAGTEEPKGCVAASEEASAIESQLKAGHSRKKDVLHQNSKTLTCEENLLNLHKERHINMHR